A DNA window from Mytilus edulis chromosome 14, xbMytEdul2.2, whole genome shotgun sequence contains the following coding sequences:
- the LOC139504369 gene encoding E3 ubiquitin-protein ligase TRIM71-like translates to MASSTTRCSPCSERHITKPSAYWCLECEEAICDDCQEHHKVFKATRGHELIPSDNFKSLPSFITDIQQSCLYHNKKYQQYCVAHALPICFKCIKEHQKCNVIPLGEVANNAKTSGQLQDLETRLTDLLQNIDRIQKVRKANLVSIEEMKEIRLAEIQQIRNQINKHLDKLDKEIKQDLEKKECQCKKNIHKILTSVIEKENVIIEHQTNLQSSKQHASGLQTFLGMRDIEHVEVKVFENVQFLLSLI, encoded by the coding sequence ATGGCTTCTAGTACAACACGTTGTAGTCCATGTTCAGAGCGACATATAACCAAACCATCAGCCTACTGGTGTTTGGAGTGTGAAGAAGCTATTTGTGATGACTGCCAGGAACATCATAAAGTATTCAAAGCCACACGAGGTCACGAACTCATACCAAGTGACAATTTCAAATCTCTTCCGTCCTTTATTACTGATATACAGCAGTCATGTTTATATCACAATAAAAAGTATCAACAATACTGCGTTGCGCATGCGTTACCTATTTGTTTCAAATGCATCAAAGAACACCAGAAATGCAACGTTATTCCTCTTGGAGAAGTTGCAAACAACGCGAAGACATCCGGGCAGCTACAAGATTTAGAAACAAGACTAACAGACTTATTACAGAACATTGATAGAATCCAGAAGGTCCGAAAGGCTAATTTAGTCAGTATTGAAGAAATGAAGGAGATACGTCTTGCAGAAATTCAACAAATaagaaatcaaataaacaaacatttagacAAACTTGACAAAGAAATAAAGCAAGATCTTGAGAAAAAAGAGTGTCAATGTAAAAAGAATATTCACAAGATTTTAACATCCGTTATAGAGAAGGAAAATGTAATAATAGAACATCAAACCAATCTCCAAAGCAGCAAACAACATGCTTCCGGTCTTCAGACGTTTCTCGGAATGAGagatattgaacatgttgaagtgaAGGTTTTTGAAAATGTACAATTTCTGCTGTCtttgatataa